A region from the Panicum hallii strain FIL2 chromosome 1, PHallii_v3.1, whole genome shotgun sequence genome encodes:
- the LOC112894825 gene encoding pentatricopeptide repeat-containing protein At5g16860 isoform X1 — protein MLFNLPKAAKRIGVKFLSVASAECFGQDISPMHFASLLKECRSVNTVRQIHQKIIASGLLSCPASLLSVSLPPLPSHSYVSPKSLGTGVVASYLSCGATSDALSVLERVTPSPAVWWNLLIREHIKEGRLDRAIGVSCRMLRAGTRPDHFTLPYTLKACGELPSYRCGSTFHGLICCNGFESNVFVCNALVAMYARCGSLDDASLVFDEITWRGIDDVISWNSIVAAHVKGNNPWTALDLFSKMAMVVHEKATNDRSDIVSIVNILPACASLKALPQTKEIHGYAIRNGTFPDAFVCNSLIDTYAKCRSMEDAVKIFNTMEFKDVVSWNAMVTGYSQNGDFEAAFKIFKNMRKENIPLDVITWSAVISGYAQRGCGQEALDAFRQMLIYGPEPNSITIISLLSACASLGALSQGMETHAYSLKKCLLLLDNHFGGDGDGEDLMVHNALIDMYSKCRSFKAARSIFDYLPRKERNVVTWTVMIGGYAQYGDSNDALKLFSEMISKPYAVAPNAYTISCILMACAHLAALRVGKQIHAYVTRHHQYEASMYFVANCLIDMYSKCGDVDTARNVFDSMPKRNEVSWTSMMSGYGMHGRGTEVVDIFEKMQKSGFVPDDICFLVLLYACSHSGMVDQGLDYFDSMRKDYGVVASAEHYACVIDLLARSGRLDKAWKTVQEMPMEPTAVIWVALLSACRVHSNVELAEYALNKLVDMKAENDGSYTLISNIYATARRWKDVARIRQLMKKSGIKKRPGCSWVQSKKGAASFFVGDRSHPLSPEIYALLERLIDRIKAMGYVPETDFALHDVDEEEKNNLLAEHSEKLALAYGLLTTSPGCPIRITKNLRVCGDCHSAFTYISKIVDHEIIVRDSSRFHHFKNGSCSCGNYW, from the coding sequence ATGCTCTTCAACTTGCCGAAAGCAGCAAAAAGAATTGGAGTAAAGTTCCTATCAGTTGCAAGTGCAGAATGCTTTGGTCAAGATATCTCCCCGATGCATTTCGCATCCCTGTTAAAGGAATGCAGGTCTGTGAATACAGTTCGTCAAATTCACCAGAAGATAATTGCTTCGGGTCTTCTTTCTTGTCCAGCATCGTTGCTGTCAGTGTCACTTCCACCGCTTCCATCACATTCATATGTATCACCAAAATCTTTGGGTACTGGTGTTGTAGCTTCTTATCTTTCTTGTGGTGCTACAAGCGATGCTCTTTCAGTGTTGGAGCGTGTCACACCATCACCAGCCGTATGGTGGAATCTACTCATACGAGAACATATCAAGGAAGGCCGCCTTGACAGGGCAATTGGTGTGTCTTGCCGCATGTTGCGTGCTGGAACTCGGCCAGACCATTTTACTCTGCCATATACACTAAAAGCATGTGGAGAGCTACCTTCATACCGTTGTGGTAGCACATTCCATGGACTCATATGTTGCAATGGATTTGAGTCAAATGTCTTTGTATGCAATGCTTTGGTGGCAATGTATGCACGCTGTGGTTCTTTGGATGATGCCAGTCTGGTGTTTGATGAAATAACTTGGAGGGGAATTGATGATGTTATCTCATGGAATTCAATTGTTGCTGCTCATGTTAAGGGTAATAATCCATGGACTGCATTAGACCTTTTTTCAAAGATGGCAATGGTTGTCCATGAGAAAGCTACAAATGATAGGTCAGATATCGTTAGCATTGTCAACATTCTTCCTGCATGTGCTTCTCTAAAGGCATTGCCTCAAACTAAAGAAATTCACGGCTATGCCATTCGAAATGGCACATTTCCAGATGCTTTTGTATGCAATTCCCTGATTGATACCTACGCAAAGTGCCGGTCAATGGAGGATGCAGTAAAGATTTTCAATACAATGGAATTCAAAGATGTGGTTTCTTGGAATGCAATGGTTACTGGGTACTCCCAAAATGGAGACTTTGAGGCAGCCTTTAAGATTTTCAAGAATATGCGCAAAGAAAATATCCCACTAGATGTGATAACATGGAGTGCTGTAATTTCAGGGTATGCTCAGAGGGGATGTGGCCAAGAGGCCCTTGACGCTTTCCGGCAAATGCTTATTTATGGACCAGAGCCAAATTCTATCACAATCATCTCTCTGTTGTCTGCCTGCGCTTCCTTGGGAGCATTGTCTCAGGGTATGGAAACTCATGCATATTCTCTGAAGAAATGCCTTCTACTCTTGGATAATCATTTTGGTGGTGATGGAGATGGTGAGGATCTAATGGTGCACAATGCATTGATAGATATGTACTCAAAGTGCAGAAGCTTCAAAGCTGCACGTTCCATATTTGATTACCTACCTCGAAAGGAACGCAATGTGGTGACTTGGACTGTCATGATTGGTGGGTATGCGCAATACGGGGACTCAAATGATGCACTCAAGCTTTTCTCGGAGATGATTTCGAAACCATATGCAGTTGCTCCAAATGCTTACACAATTTCCTGCATTTTGATGGCCTGTGCACATTTGGCTGCTCTTCGTGTGGGTAAGCAGATTCATGCTTATGTCACCCGCCACCATCAGTATGAAGCATCTATGTACTTCGTGGCAAACTGCCTTATTGATATGTACTCAAAGTGTGGTGATGTTGATACTGCTAGAAATGTATTTGATAGCATGCCTAAAAGGAATGAAGTATCTTGGACTTCAATGATGTCAGGATATGGAATGCATGGTCGTGGTACTGAGGTCGTGGACATATTTGAGAAAATGCAAAAGTCAGGCTTTGTTCCTGATGATATTTGCTTCCTGGTTCTTCTTTACGCTTGCAGCCATTCAGGCATGGTTGATCAGGGCTTGGATTACTTCGATAGCATGCGTAAAGATTATGGTGTAGTTGCCAGTGCAGAGCATTATGCTTGTGTTATTGACTTGCTGGCTCGCTCTGGGAGATTAGATAAGGCATGGAAAACAGTTCAGGAAATGCCAATGGAGCCTACTGCAGTAATCTGGGTCGCATTACTTAGTGCCTGTAGAGTACATTCAAATGTGGAACTTGCTGAATATGCTCTGAACAAACTAGTTGATATGAAAGCAGAGAACGATGGATCCTACACACTGATCTCCAACATATACGCCACGGCAAGGCGGTGGAAAGATGTAGCAAGAATCAGACAACTGATGAAGAAATCAGGGATTAAGAAGAGGCCAGGATGCAGCTGGGTCCAGAGTAAGAAAGGTGCTGCGTCTTTCTTTGTTGGAGATCGTTCACACCCTCTATCTCCAGAGATATATGCTCTTTTAGAGAGACTAATAGACCGCATCAAGGCTATGGGTTATGTCCCTGAGACAGACTTCGCATTGCACGATGTCGATGAGGAGGAGAAAAATAACCTTCTTGCTGAACACAGTGAGAAGCTTGCTCTCGCATATGGCCTCCTCACGACTTCCCCTGGTTGTCCCATACGAATCACAAAGAACCTGCGTGTCTGTGGCGATTGTCACAGTGCATTCACTTACATATCGAAGATTGTTGACCATGAGATCATAGTGCGAGACTCCAGTCGCTTCCATCATTTCAAGAATGGCTCTTGCTCCTGTGGTAACTATTGGTGA
- the LOC112902181 gene encoding uncharacterized protein LOC112902181, producing the protein MESRRHHHRSRSARGPTPVPPHPHLQPQHRHHRQNPSLSPAAAAHIFRPRHPMDDDAISTLMDIDDSPLGAAGAGFLDEDDGEGDMLLAPHRGGRGAGDARGPLHFAGFYNSFDGADFDDADIA; encoded by the coding sequence ATGGAGTCGCGTCGCCACCACCACAGGTCCCGCAGCGCGCGGGGCCCAACCCCGGTCCCGCCCCACCCCCACCTCCAGCCGcagcaccgccaccaccgccagaACCCTAGcctctcccccgccgccgccgcccacatCTTCCGCCCGCGCCACCCCATGGACGACGACGCCATCTCGACGCTCATGGACATCGACGACTCGCCGCTCGGCGCCGCGGGGGCCGGCTTCCTCGacgaggacgacggcgaggggGACATGCTGCTCGCCCCGCACCGCGGgggccgcggcgccggcgacgcgCGCGGGCCCCTCCATTTCGCCGGGTTCTACAACAGCTTCGACGGCGCCGACTTTGACGACGCCGACATCGCCTGA
- the LOC112899803 gene encoding uncharacterized protein LOC112899803, whose translation MAASGSNPDSMDTDPPGGLSIAVERNPPESRLLQLGVRSWPKWGCPTGKFPVKFDARQTCYLLKGKVRAHIKGSSECVEFGAGDLVVFPKGLSCTWDVVAAVDKYYKFDSS comes from the exons ATGGCCGCCTCGGGCTCGAACCCGGACAGCATGGACACCGACCCTCCCGGCGGCCTCTCCATCGCCGTGGAGCGCAACCCGCCGGAGTCCCGCCTGCTCCAGCTCGGCGTCAGGTCCTGGCCCAA GTGGGGTTGCCCGACGGGGAAGTTCCCGGTGAAGTTCGACGCGCGGCAGACGTGCTACCTGCTCAAGGGCAAGGTGCGGGCGCACATCAAGGGGTCGTCGGAGTGCGTGGAGTTCGGCGCCGGCGACCTCGTCGTCTTCCCCAAGGGGCTCAGCTGCACCTGGgacgtcgtcgccgccgtcgacAAGTACTACAAGTTCGACTCGTCCTGA
- the LOC112894825 gene encoding pentatricopeptide repeat-containing protein At5g16860 isoform X2, with translation MLIYGPEPNSITIISLLSACASLGALSQGMETHAYSLKKCLLLLDNHFGGDGDGEDLMVHNALIDMYSKCRSFKAARSIFDYLPRKERNVVTWTVMIGGYAQYGDSNDALKLFSEMISKPYAVAPNAYTISCILMACAHLAALRVGKQIHAYVTRHHQYEASMYFVANCLIDMYSKCGDVDTARNVFDSMPKRNEVSWTSMMSGYGMHGRGTEVVDIFEKMQKSGFVPDDICFLVLLYACSHSGMVDQGLDYFDSMRKDYGVVASAEHYACVIDLLARSGRLDKAWKTVQEMPMEPTAVIWVALLSACRVHSNVELAEYALNKLVDMKAENDGSYTLISNIYATARRWKDVARIRQLMKKSGIKKRPGCSWVQSKKGAASFFVGDRSHPLSPEIYALLERLIDRIKAMGYVPETDFALHDVDEEEKNNLLAEHSEKLALAYGLLTTSPGCPIRITKNLRVCGDCHSAFTYISKIVDHEIIVRDSSRFHHFKNGSCSCGNYW, from the coding sequence ATGCTTATTTATGGACCAGAGCCAAATTCTATCACAATCATCTCTCTGTTGTCTGCCTGCGCTTCCTTGGGAGCATTGTCTCAGGGTATGGAAACTCATGCATATTCTCTGAAGAAATGCCTTCTACTCTTGGATAATCATTTTGGTGGTGATGGAGATGGTGAGGATCTAATGGTGCACAATGCATTGATAGATATGTACTCAAAGTGCAGAAGCTTCAAAGCTGCACGTTCCATATTTGATTACCTACCTCGAAAGGAACGCAATGTGGTGACTTGGACTGTCATGATTGGTGGGTATGCGCAATACGGGGACTCAAATGATGCACTCAAGCTTTTCTCGGAGATGATTTCGAAACCATATGCAGTTGCTCCAAATGCTTACACAATTTCCTGCATTTTGATGGCCTGTGCACATTTGGCTGCTCTTCGTGTGGGTAAGCAGATTCATGCTTATGTCACCCGCCACCATCAGTATGAAGCATCTATGTACTTCGTGGCAAACTGCCTTATTGATATGTACTCAAAGTGTGGTGATGTTGATACTGCTAGAAATGTATTTGATAGCATGCCTAAAAGGAATGAAGTATCTTGGACTTCAATGATGTCAGGATATGGAATGCATGGTCGTGGTACTGAGGTCGTGGACATATTTGAGAAAATGCAAAAGTCAGGCTTTGTTCCTGATGATATTTGCTTCCTGGTTCTTCTTTACGCTTGCAGCCATTCAGGCATGGTTGATCAGGGCTTGGATTACTTCGATAGCATGCGTAAAGATTATGGTGTAGTTGCCAGTGCAGAGCATTATGCTTGTGTTATTGACTTGCTGGCTCGCTCTGGGAGATTAGATAAGGCATGGAAAACAGTTCAGGAAATGCCAATGGAGCCTACTGCAGTAATCTGGGTCGCATTACTTAGTGCCTGTAGAGTACATTCAAATGTGGAACTTGCTGAATATGCTCTGAACAAACTAGTTGATATGAAAGCAGAGAACGATGGATCCTACACACTGATCTCCAACATATACGCCACGGCAAGGCGGTGGAAAGATGTAGCAAGAATCAGACAACTGATGAAGAAATCAGGGATTAAGAAGAGGCCAGGATGCAGCTGGGTCCAGAGTAAGAAAGGTGCTGCGTCTTTCTTTGTTGGAGATCGTTCACACCCTCTATCTCCAGAGATATATGCTCTTTTAGAGAGACTAATAGACCGCATCAAGGCTATGGGTTATGTCCCTGAGACAGACTTCGCATTGCACGATGTCGATGAGGAGGAGAAAAATAACCTTCTTGCTGAACACAGTGAGAAGCTTGCTCTCGCATATGGCCTCCTCACGACTTCCCCTGGTTGTCCCATACGAATCACAAAGAACCTGCGTGTCTGTGGCGATTGTCACAGTGCATTCACTTACATATCGAAGATTGTTGACCATGAGATCATAGTGCGAGACTCCAGTCGCTTCCATCATTTCAAGAATGGCTCTTGCTCCTGTGGTAACTATTGGTGA